One segment of Sesamum indicum cultivar Zhongzhi No. 13 linkage group LG4, S_indicum_v1.0, whole genome shotgun sequence DNA contains the following:
- the LOC105160405 gene encoding plastidial pyruvate kinase 2-like: MAQVVATRLIHGAFVANPGSGSLQSRAERLRPTSGFEAKVFAQTEKRSSRGAVHVSAPITARRSSGVEPHVIPVSPEDVPKAEEQNQYLQGIPQIGETSVGIWSKPTVRRKTNIVCTIGPSTNTREMIWKLAEAGMNVARLNMSHGDHASHQKVIDLVKEYNAQAKDNVIAIMLDTKGPEVRSGDLPQPITLTTGQEFTFTIRRGVGTADCVSVNYDDFVNDVEVGDMLLVDGGMMSLMVKSKTEDSVKCEVVDGGELKSRRHLNVRGKSATLPSITEKDWDDIKFGVDNKVDFYAVSFVKDAAVVHELKNYLKDAGADIHVIVKIESADSIPNLHSIITASDGAMVARGDLGAELPIEEVPLLQEEIIRICRSMGKAVIVATNMLESMIVHPTPTRAEVSDIAIAVREGADAVMLSGETAHGKFPLKAVRVMHTVSLRTEATMVGVQTPANLGQAFKNHMSEMFAFHATMMSNTLGTSIVVFTRTGFMAILLSHFRPSGTIFAFTNEKRVQQRLALYQGVCPIHMEFSADAEETFANALALLQKQGMVKEGEQVALVQSGRQPIWRFQSTHNIQVRKV; the protein is encoded by the exons ATGGCTCAAGTGGTGGCTACTCGGTTGATTCACGGTGCATTTGTTGCGAATCCTGGGTCTGGATCTCTGCAGAGCCGAGCCGAGAGACTGCGGCCGACTTCTGGCTTCGAGGCTAAGGTTTTTGCACAAACCGAGAAGAGAAGCAGCCGCGGAGCTGTGCACGTCAGCGCGCCGATCACGGCGAGGAGATCTAGCGGTGTTGAGCCGCATGTGATTCCAGTTTCTCCTGAAGACGTGCCAAAG GCAGAAgaacaaaatcaatatttacagGGGATTCCACAAATTGGCGAGACATCAGTGGGTATATGGTCTAAGCCTACGGTGAGGCGCAAGACAAATATTGTTTGCACAATTGGCCCCTCAACCAACACCAGGGAAATGATATGGAAGCTGGCAGAGGCTGGAATGAATGTTGCTCGTCTTAATATGTCCCATGGAGACCATGCATCTCACCAAAAAGTAATTGACTTGGTTAAGGAATATAATGCCCAAGCAAAAGACAATGTTATTGCCATCATGCTTGACACTAAG GGTCCTGAGGTTCGGAGTGGCGATTTACCTCAACCCATTACATTGACAACTGGCCAGGAATTTACTTTCACAATCCGAAGAGGAGTTGGCACAGCAGACTGTGTCAGTGTCAACTATGATGATTTTGTTAATGATGTAGAAGTTGGAGACATGCTACTTGTTGATG GTGGTATGATGTCATTAATGGTAAAATCAAAGACGGAAGATTCTGTGAAATGTGAAGTTGTTGATGGTGGAGAGCTTAAATCCCGACGACATCTTAATGTTCGTGGAAAAAGCGCAACACTGCCATCCATAACTG AAAAGGACTGGGATGACATAAAATTTGGAGTGGACAACAAAGTTGACTTCTATGCTGTTTCCTTTGTCAAGGATGCAGCTGTAGTCCATGAACTGAAGAATTATCTGAAAG ATGCTGGTGCAGACATTCATGTCattgtaaaaattgaaagtgCAGATTCCATACCAAATCTGCATTCAATTATAACTGCATCTGATGGG GCTATGGTTGCGAGAGGGGATCTTGGTGCAGAGTTGCCAATTGAAGAGGTTCCTTTATTGCAG GAAGAAATTATTAGGATATGTCGTAGTATGGGGAAGGCAGTCATAGTTGCAACAAATATGCTCGAAAGCATGATTGTGCATCCTACTCCTACCCGAGCAGAGGTATCAGATATTGCTATTGCTGTTAGAGAAGGGGCAGATGCTGTTATGCTTTCTGGAGAAACTGCTCATGGGAA GTTCCCACTGAAAGCAGTCAGGGTCATGCACACAGTCTCTCTGCGGACTGAAGCTACAATGGTTGGTGTACAAACTCCAGCAAATTTGGGCCAAGCCTTCAAG AATCATATGAGCGAAATGTTTGCCTTCCATGCAACAATGATGTCTAACACCCTTGGAACTTCTATTGTTGTCTTCACTAGAACTGGCTTCATGGCTATTCTACTGAGCCATTTTCGACCATCTGGCACAATTTTTGCTTTCACAAATGA GAAGAGAGTACAGCAGAGATTGGCCTTGTACCAAGGTGTTTGTCCCATACACATGGAGTTCTCTGCTGATGCTGAGGAAACATTTGCCAACGCTTTGGCTTTGTTACAG AAGCAAGGAATGGTGAAAGAAGGCGAGCAGGTTGCACTTGTTCAAAGTGGTAGACAACCTATTTGGCGGTTCCAGTCCACCCATAATATTCAGGTGAGGAAAGTATAG